The Zavarzinia compransoris genome has a window encoding:
- the ccoN gene encoding cytochrome-c oxidase, cbb3-type subunit I — protein MATTMTAGAVSPGRAGDAPVAYRDDVVRWFMIAAVFWAIVGMLVGVVIAAQLTWPALNLGLPWTSFGRLRPVHTSGVIFAFGGSMLIGTSFHIVQRTCRARLFGGFAPEFVFWGYQFFIVMAALSYVLGGSQSKEYAEPEWYLDIWLAVVWVTYLVVFLGTIMKRREQHIYVSLWYFLAFIVTIAVLHIVNNLAVPVSLLGSKSYALFSGVQDAMTQWWYGHNAVGFFLTAGFLGMMYYFIPKQAERPIWSYRLSIVSFWSLIFIYIWAGPHHLHYTALPDWVQTLGMTFSIMLWMPSWASMVNGIMTVSGRWDRLRTDPILRFMVVAAAFYGMSTFEGPLMSIRAVNGLSHYTDWTVGHVHSGALGWNAFISFGALYYLFPKLWGRKAIYSENAIRLHFWLGTIGIVLYITSMWTSGIMQGLMWRAYDSLGFLQYSFVETVAAMHPYYAIRTLGGLCFLAGTVVMAWNLWMTVKAGEPLETQAAKPALAPAE, from the coding sequence ATGGCAACAACGATGACGGCCGGGGCCGTATCCCCGGGGCGGGCCGGCGACGCACCCGTCGCCTACCGCGACGATGTGGTGCGCTGGTTCATGATCGCGGCGGTGTTCTGGGCCATCGTCGGCATGCTGGTCGGGGTGGTGATCGCCGCCCAGCTGACCTGGCCGGCGCTGAACCTGGGGCTGCCCTGGACCAGCTTCGGCCGCCTGCGGCCGGTCCACACCTCGGGCGTGATCTTCGCCTTCGGCGGCTCGATGCTGATCGGGACCTCGTTCCACATCGTGCAGCGCACCTGCCGGGCGCGGCTGTTCGGCGGCTTCGCCCCGGAATTCGTCTTCTGGGGCTATCAGTTCTTCATCGTGATGGCGGCGCTGTCCTACGTCCTCGGCGGCTCGCAGTCCAAGGAATATGCGGAACCCGAGTGGTATCTCGACATCTGGCTGGCCGTCGTCTGGGTGACCTACCTGGTGGTCTTCCTCGGCACGATCATGAAGCGCCGCGAGCAGCATATCTATGTCTCGCTGTGGTACTTCCTGGCCTTCATCGTCACCATCGCGGTGCTGCATATCGTCAACAACCTGGCGGTGCCGGTGTCCCTGCTCGGCTCGAAGAGCTATGCGCTCTTCTCCGGCGTGCAGGATGCGATGACGCAATGGTGGTACGGCCATAACGCGGTCGGCTTCTTCCTGACCGCCGGCTTCCTCGGCATGATGTATTACTTCATCCCGAAGCAGGCGGAACGGCCGATCTGGTCCTATCGCCTGTCCATCGTGTCGTTCTGGTCGCTGATCTTCATCTACATCTGGGCCGGCCCGCACCACCTGCATTACACCGCGCTGCCCGACTGGGTGCAGACCCTGGGCATGACCTTCTCGATCATGCTGTGGATGCCGAGCTGGGCCTCGATGGTGAACGGCATCATGACCGTCTCGGGCCGCTGGGACCGGCTGCGCACCGATCCGATCCTGCGCTTCATGGTGGTCGCCGCCGCCTTCTACGGCATGTCGACCTTCGAGGGGCCGCTGATGTCGATCCGGGCGGTGAACGGCCTGTCGCATTACACCGACTGGACGGTCGGCCACGTCCATTCGGGCGCGCTCGGCTGGAACGCCTTCATTTCCTTCGGCGCGCTCTACTACCTGTTCCCCAAGCTGTGGGGCCGCAAGGCGATCTACAGCGAGAACGCCATCCGCCTGCACTTCTGGCTCGGGACCATCGGCATCGTGCTCTACATCACCTCGATGTGGACCAGCGGCATCATGCAGGGCCTGATGTGGCGCGCCTACGACAGCCTCGGCTTCCTGCAATACAGCTTCGTCGAGACGGTCGCCGCGATGCATCCCTATTACGCCATCAGGACCCTCGGGGGGCTGTGCTTCCTGGCCGGTACCGTCGTTATGGCGTGGAACCTGTGGATGACCGTGAAGGCCGGCGAACCGCTCGAAACCCAGGCGGCCAAGCCCGCCCTGGCCCCCGCCGAATAA
- a CDS encoding winged helix-turn-helix domain-containing protein: protein MTNRPLTPDTARLLVAVDDGVLAHALADPLREAGFAVTVAPGLADSAAWAAADLVIVDRAAEGGGADAALVAAGCSLPVVALAGADDARPPAGPGGQVTLLRKPLRVEALVKGVRAGLANGAGALAIGPCRLFASSRTLVGAAGEAVRLTDKETQILARLAAAIGRVVPREILLAEVWGYGAAIATHTIETHVYRLRRKLGRAVAGGAGLILAEDGGYRLAVA, encoded by the coding sequence ATGACGAATCGCCCCCTGACGCCGGACACCGCCCGCCTGCTCGTCGCCGTCGACGACGGCGTGCTGGCGCATGCCCTGGCCGATCCCCTGCGCGAGGCGGGCTTCGCCGTCACCGTCGCCCCCGGGCTTGCGGACAGCGCCGCCTGGGCCGCGGCCGATCTCGTCATCGTCGACCGGGCCGCCGAGGGCGGGGGCGCCGATGCCGCCCTGGTCGCGGCCGGGTGCAGCCTGCCGGTGGTGGCGCTGGCCGGGGCCGACGATGCCCGCCCGCCCGCCGGGCCCGGCGGCCAGGTCACCCTGCTGCGGAAACCCCTGCGGGTGGAAGCCCTGGTCAAGGGGGTGCGCGCCGGCCTTGCCAATGGCGCCGGCGCCCTGGCCATCGGGCCGTGCCGGCTGTTCGCCTCGTCCCGCACCCTGGTCGGCGCGGCGGGGGAGGCGGTGCGCCTGACCGACAAGGAGACCCAGATCCTGGCCCGCCTCGCCGCTGCCATCGGCCGGGTGGTGCCGCGCGAAATCCTGCTGGCCGAGGTCTGGGGCTATGGCGCCGCCATCGCCACCCACACGATCGAGACCCATGTCTATCGCCTGCGCCGCAAGCTGGGCCGGGCGGTCGCCGGCGGCGCCGGCCTGATCCTGGCCGAGGACGGCGGCTACCGCCTGGCGGTCGCGTAA
- the ribA gene encoding GTP cyclohydrolase II translates to MSSPFGSAPVSGLVTVDRAVSELRRGLDVVVRDDDGHVLRVAAAEYATPDRMAGFAAPGARLLLTNRRAGTLKLRPLVGDPVALPLAGPLDAATIASLADPTADLDLPLRGPFSVLRRAPQAAEFAAVKLMKLARLLPAALAVDAAAADDGLLAVPAAEITAYDLAAARGLRIVSDARVPLADAEQSRIIGFRPPDGGIEHLAILIGDPPRHLPVLGRLHSECFTGDLLGSLKCDCGEQLRGAIRAIAEAGGGVLLYLAQEGRGIGLMNKLKAYRLQDQGFDTVEANERLGFDPDERVFQPAAEMLRLLGFDAVRLLTNNPEKVAGLTASGINVVERVPHAFPANNHNEFYLATKRAKSGHLL, encoded by the coding sequence ATGTCTTCGCCTTTCGGTTCCGCCCCGGTTTCGGGCCTTGTCACCGTCGATCGCGCCGTTTCCGAATTGCGGCGCGGCCTCGATGTCGTCGTCCGCGACGACGACGGCCATGTCCTGCGCGTCGCCGCCGCCGAATATGCGACGCCCGACCGCATGGCCGGCTTCGCCGCGCCCGGGGCCCGGCTGCTGCTGACCAACCGCCGCGCCGGCACCCTGAAGCTGCGGCCCCTGGTGGGCGATCCGGTGGCCCTGCCCCTGGCGGGCCCGCTGGATGCCGCCACCATCGCCTCCCTGGCCGATCCGACCGCCGACCTCGACCTGCCGCTGCGCGGGCCCTTCTCGGTGCTGCGCCGCGCCCCCCAGGCGGCGGAATTCGCCGCGGTGAAGCTGATGAAGCTGGCCCGCCTGCTGCCCGCCGCCCTGGCGGTGGACGCGGCGGCGGCGGACGACGGCCTGCTGGCGGTGCCGGCGGCCGAGATCACGGCCTACGACCTGGCGGCGGCGCGGGGCCTGCGCATCGTTTCCGATGCCCGGGTGCCGCTGGCGGATGCCGAACAGTCCCGCATCATCGGCTTCCGGCCGCCGGACGGCGGGATCGAGCATCTGGCGATCCTGATCGGCGATCCGCCGCGCCACCTGCCGGTCCTGGGTCGCCTGCATTCGGAATGTTTCACCGGCGACCTGCTCGGTTCCCTGAAATGCGATTGCGGCGAGCAATTGCGCGGCGCCATCCGCGCCATCGCCGAGGCCGGGGGCGGGGTCCTGCTCTATCTCGCCCAGGAGGGCCGGGGCATCGGCCTGATGAACAAGCTGAAGGCCTATCGCCTTCAGGACCAGGGCTTCGACACCGTCGAGGCCAACGAACGCCTGGGCTTCGACCCGGACGAGCGCGTGTTCCAGCCGGCGGCCGAAATGCTGCGCCTGCTCGGCTTCGATGCGGTCCGCCTGCTGACCAACAACCCGGAAAAGGTCGCGGGGCTGACGGCGAGCGGGATCAATGTGGTGGAACGGGTGCCCCATGCCTTCCCGGCCAACAACCACAATGAATTCTATCTCGCCACCAAGCGGGCGAAGAGCGGCCACCTGCTGTGA